In Nymphaea colorata isolate Beijing-Zhang1983 chromosome 3, ASM883128v2, whole genome shotgun sequence, a genomic segment contains:
- the LOC116249930 gene encoding cytochrome P450 86B1-like, producing the protein MGEAPWMEVSMEALKSIALSDIAISLVGLFIFSTVKNRLTSKGVMHWPVLGSYPALILHLHEVFEYVTRVLVQAGGTFPYTGIWKTGAFGLVTADTANVEYMLKTNFKNYPKGKYYRERFSELLGDGIFNADDEMWKVQRRAASGEMHSARFVEYSAKTIEELTHKKLIKLAEKLSRDGRSVDLQDVFLRFTFDNICIAALGVDTRCLAVDLPEVPFARAFERATENTSFRFTVPPLVWKAMRYFQIGSEKQLAEAVKEVHEFAEKTVLARRIESKKLGGLSHRSDLLSVLMEVHNPLYTDKFLKDFCISFILAGRDTSSVALAWFFWLLHKNPNVETRILDEIHSVLKQRDELNLGQMGTNDNIVFTPNELKRMEYLHAALSESLRLYPSVPIEFKEALADDVFPDGNRIKKSARIFYSIYSMGRMESIWGKDCGEFKPERWIKEGQFVSESQFKYAVFNAGPRLCLGKKFAYNQMKMVAASLLLRYSVCVVKDHPVKPKLTTTLYMKNGLQVLFKPRPSFRQLMPAS; encoded by the exons ATGGGAGAAGCTCCATGGATGGAAGTCTCAATGGAGGCCCTGAAGAGTATAGCTCTGTCAGACATTGCCATCTCTCTGGTTGGCCTCTTTATTTTTAGCACTGTCAAGAACAGGCTGACGTCCAAGGGCGTCATGCACTGGCCTGTGCTGGGTAGCTACCCTGCCCTCATCCTTCACTTGCATGAAGTGTTTGAATACGTCACTAGGGTCCTCGTTCAAGCCGGTGGAACCTTCCCCTACACTGGCATATGGAAGACTGGTGCATTCGGTCTTGTCACTGCCGACACTGCCAACGTAGAATACATGCTGAAGACCAACTTCAAGAACTACCCCAAGGGGAAGTACTACAGGGAGAGGTTCTCCGAGCTGCTCGGCGACGGCATCTTTAACGCCGACGACGAGATGTGGAAGGTGCAGAGGAGGGCGGCGAGCGGAGAGATGCATTCGGCGAGGTTCGTGGAGTACTCGGCCAAGACAATCGAGGAACTGACGCACAAGAAGCTCATCAAGTTGGCGGAGAAGCTCAGCAGGGACGGCCGGAGCGTGGACCTGCAGGACGTGTTCCTGCGCTTCACGTTTGATAACATATGCATCGCCGCGTTAGGCGTCGACACCAGATGCCTTGCCGTCGACCTCCCTGAGGTTCCTTTTGCTCGTGCCTTCGAGCGCGCCACTGAGAACACCTCTTTCAG GTTCACAGTTCCGCCCCTTGTTTGGAAGGCAATGAGGTATTTTCAGATCGGCTCAGAGAAGCAGCTCGCAGAAGCAGTTAAGGAAGTCCACGAATTCGCGGAGAAGACGGTGTTGGCGCGACGAATCGAGTCGAAGAAACTCGGCGGTCTAAGCCACCGCTCTGACCTCCTATCAGTTCTCATGGAGGTCCATAATCCTCTCTATACAGACAAATTCTTGAAAGATTTCTGTATAAGCTTCATTCTAGCCGGCCGTGACACCAGTTCCGTCGCATTGGCATGGTTCTTTTGGCTCCTCCACAAAAACCCAAACGTAGAAACGAGGATTCTTGATGAGATACACAGTGTTCTAAAGCAAAGAGATGAACTCAATCTCGGCCAGATGGGCACCAATGACAATATAGTTTTCACACCAAATGAACTGAAGAGGATGGAGTACTTGCATGCCGCACTGTCAGAGTCTCTGAGACTGTATCCTTCTGTTCCCATAGAATTCAAGGAGGCACTGGCAGATGATGTGTTCCCAGACGGTAACAGAATAAAGAAAAGTGCAAGGATTTTCTATTCCATATACTCAATGGGCAGGATGGAATCAATATGGGGAAAGGATTGTGGGGAGTTCAAACCGGAGAGATGGATCAAAGAAGGGCAGTTCGTGAGTGAAAGCCAGTTCAAGTATGCTGTGTTCAACGCAGGCCCAAGACTGTGCTTGGGGAAGAAATTTGCATACAACCAGATGAAAATGGTGGCTGCTTCCCTTCTGTTGAGGTACTCTGTTTGCGTCGTCAAGGACCATCCGGTGAAGCCCAAATTGACTACCACTCTTTACATGAAGAATGGACTCCAAGTACTGTTCAAGCCAAGGCCCTCCTTCCGGCAGCTCATGCCGGCATCATAA
- the LOC116251091 gene encoding cytochrome P450 86B1-like, translating to MGESPWMEVLMEALKSITLSDIAISLVGFFIFSTVKSRLTSKDAMHWPVLGSHPAFILHLHEVFEYVTRLLVQAGGTFPYTGLWKAGAFGLVTADTANIEYMLKTNFNNYPKGKYYRERFSELLGDGIFNADDEMWKVQRRAASSEMHSPRFVEYSAKTIEELTHNKLIKLAEKLSRDGRSVDLQDVFLRFTFDNICIVALGIDTRCLAVDLPEVPFARAFERATENTSFRFRVPPLVWKTMRYFQVGSEKQLTEAVKEVHEFAEKTVLARRIESKKLGGLSHRSDLLSVLMDAHNPLYTDKFLKDFCISFILAGRDTSSVALAWFFWLLDKNPNVETRILDEIHSVLKQRDELNLGQMGTNYNIVFAPNELKKMDYLHAALSESLRLYPSVPIEFKEALADDVFPDGNKIKKGARIFYSIYSMGRMESIWGKDCREFKPERWIKEGQFVSESQFKYAVFNAGPRLCLGKKFAYNQMKMVAASLLLRYSVCIVKDHPVMPKLTTTLYMKNGLQVLFKPRPSFGSSWRHHNPVTDDTKTQHAKHA from the exons ATGGGAGAATCTCCATGGATGGAGGTCTTAATGGAGGCCCTGAAGAGTATAACTCTGTCAGACATTGCCATCTCTCTGGTTGGCTTCTTCATTTTTAGCACTGTCAAGAGCAGGCTGACGTCCAAAGACGCCATGCACTGGCCTGTGCTGGGTAGCCACCCGGCCTTCATCCTTCATTTGCATGAAGTGTTTGAATACGTCACCAGGCTCCTCGTTCAAGCCGGTGGAACCTTCCCCTACACTGGCCTCTGGAAGGCTGGTGCGTTCGGTCTTGTCACTGCCGACACTGCCAACATAGAATACATGCTGAAGACCAACTTCAACAACTACCCCAAGGGGAAGTACTACAGGGAGAGGTTCTCCGAGCTGCTCGGCGACGGCATCTTTAACGCCGACGACGAGATGTGGAAGGTGCAGAGGAGGGCGGCGAGCTCGGAGATGCACTCGCCGAGGTTCGTGGAGTATTCGGCCAAGACCATCGAGGAGCTGACGCACAACAAGCTCATCAAGTTGGCGGAGAAGCTCAGCAGGGACGGCCGGAGCGTGGACCTGCAGGACGTGTTCCTGCGCTTCACGTTTGATAACATATGCATCGTCGCGTTAGGGATCGACACCAGGTGCCTCGCCGTCGACCTCCCTGAGGTTCCTTTTGCTCGTGCGTTCGAGCGCGCCACCGAGAACACCTCTTTCAG GTTCAGAGTTCCGCCCCTTGTTTGGAAGACAATGAGGTATTTTCAGGTCGGCTCAGAGAAGCAGCTCACGGAAGCAGTTAAGGAAGTCCACGAATTCGCGGAGAAGACGGTGTTGGCGCGACGAATCGAGTCGAAGAAACTCGGCGGTCTAAGCCACCGCTCTGACCTCCTATCAGTTCTCATGGATGCCCATAATCCTCTCTATACAGACAAATTCTTGAAAGATTTCTGTATAAGCTTCATTCTAGCCGGCCGTGACACCAGTTCCGTCGCATTGGCATGGTTCTTTTGGCTCCTCGACAAAAACCCAAACGTAGAAACGAGAATTCTTGATGAGATCCACAGTGTTCTAAAGCAAAGAGATGAACTCAATCTCGGCCAGATGGGCACCAATTACAATATAGTCTTCGCACCAAATGAACTGAAGAAGATGGACTACCTGCATGCTGCACTGTCAGAGTCTCTGAGACTGTATCCTTCTGTTCCCATAGAATTCAAGGAAGCACTGGCAGATGATGTGTTCCCAGACGggaacaaaataaagaaaggtGCAAGGATTTTCTATTCCATATACTCAATGGGCAGGATGGAATCAATATGGGGAAAGGATTGTCGGGAGTTCAAACCGGAGAGGTGGATCAAAGAAGGGCAGTTCGTGAGTGAAAGCCAGTTCAAGTATGCTGTGTTCAACGCAGGCCCAAGACTGTGCTTGGGGAAGAAATTTGCATACAACCAGATGAAAATGGTGGCTGCTTCCCTTCTGTTGAGGTACTCTGTTTGCATCGTCAAGGACCATCCGGTGATGCCCAAATTGACTACCACTCTTTACATGAAGAATGGACTCCAAGTCCTGTTCAAGCCAAGGCCCTCCTTCGGCAGCTCATGGCGGCATCATAATCCAGTTACTGATGACACAAAAACTCAACATGCAAAGCATGCCTGA